From the Pangasianodon hypophthalmus isolate fPanHyp1 chromosome 17, fPanHyp1.pri, whole genome shotgun sequence genome, one window contains:
- the sptlc1 gene encoding serine palmitoyltransferase 1: MVHGHVTLTTKMAAGQQWVLVEMVQAFYEAPAYHLILEGILILWIIRLLFSKTYKLQERSDLTDKEKEELIEEWQPEPLVPVLKDQPSLNYDVVTGSPSHKMIVNGKECINFASFNFLGLLDNARVKQKALASLRKYGVGTCGPRGFYGTFDVHLELEERLAKFMRTEEAIIYSYGFATIASAVPAYSKRGDIVFVDEAACFAIQKGLQASRSFIKYFKHNDMEDLERLLKEQELEDQKNPRKARVTRKFIVVEGLYMNTADICPLPQLVELKYKYKVRIFLEESMSFGVLGEHGRGVTEHFGVNIDDIDLISANMENAVASIGGFCCGRSFVIDHQRLSGQGYCFSASLPPMLATAAIEALNIMEEDPEIFTILREKCKYVHKALQGIPGLKVVGEAFAPALHLQLENSTGSRESDVRTLRSIIDYCLDRQIALTQARYLDKEERFLPPPSIRVVVTVEQTEEEIEKAASCIREAALATLK, translated from the exons ATGGTgcatggtcatgtgactctgaCAACCAAGATGGCGGCGGGACAACAGTGGGTGTTAGTTGAGATGGTGCAAGCTTTTTACGAG GCACCAGCATATCATCTGATCTTAGAAGGAATCCTGATACTGTGGATAATCAGACTGTTGTTCTCAAAAACCTATAAGCTGCAAGAGAGGTCTGATCTCACTGACAAG GAAAAAGAGGAGTTAATTGAAGAATGGCAGCCAGAGCCGCTGGTTCCTGTGTTGAAAGATCAACCGTCTCTAAATTATGATGTTGTGACTGG ctCTCCAAGCCACAAAATGATTGTTAATGGGAAAGAGTGCATTAACTTTGCCTCGTTTAACTTCTTGGGCCTGCTCGATAATGCACGTGTTAAG CAAAAGGCACTTGCATCTCTTAGGAAGTATGGCGTGGGTACATGTGGCCCAAGAGGCTTCTATGGAACATTTG ATGTTCACCTGGAGTTAGAGGAACGCTTGGCTAAGTTTATGAGAACAGAGGAGGCCATCATCTACTCCTATGGCTTTGCAACCATAGCCAGCGCCGTTCCTGCCTACTCCAAGAGAGGCGACATTGTATTTGT GGATGAGGCAGCGTGTTTTGCAATCCAGAAGGGCCTGCAGGCTTCCAGGAGCTTCATTAAGTACTTCAAGCACAACGACATGGAGGATCTGGAGCGACTGCTGAAGGAGCAGGAGCTGGAAGACCAGAAG AATCCACGCAAGGCCAGAGTCACCAGAAAATTCATTGTTGTGGAAGGCCTGTATATGAACACAGCAGACATCTGCCCTCTCCCACAGCTG GTGGAGCTGAAGTACAAGTATAAAGTACGCATCTTTTTGGAAGAAAGCATGTCTTTCGGTGTGCTGGGAGAGCATGGCCGGGGCGTCACTGAACACTTTGGAGTTAAT ATAGATGACATTGACCTCATAAGTGCCAACATGGAGAATGCAGTGGCTTCCATAGGTGGATTCTGCTGTGGACGATCATTTGTAATTGATCATCAG cgtctGTCTGGACAGGGCTACTGTTTCTCAGCCTCTCTTCCACCCATGTTGGCTACTGCTGCTATTGAGGCCCTCAACATCATGGAGGAGGACCCag AAATTTTTACCATCCtgagagaaaaatgtaaatatgtccACAAAGCATTGCAGGG AATTCCAGGCTTGAAGGTCGTTGGGGAGGCATTTGCTCCAGCACTCCATCTCCAGCTGGAGAACAGCACTGGATCCAGAGAGAGTGATGTCAGGACACTACGCTCCATCATTGACTAT TGTTTGGACAGACAAATAGCTCTGACTCAGGCTCGCTACCTAGACAAAGAGGAGCGTTTCCTTCCACCACCCAG CATCAGAGTGGTGGTGACTGTTGAGCAGACTGAGGAGGAAATTGAGAAAGCAGCATCCTGTATTCGAGAGGCAGCTCTTGCTACACTTAAATGA